Below is a genomic region from Erigeron canadensis isolate Cc75 chromosome 7, C_canadensis_v1, whole genome shotgun sequence.
TACTAAGTGTTTTGATGAAATGCGTGACATAATTGGCAATATTAATGGtctacaaatataaaaagtttgtTATAAGATATTAAGATGGGACTAATTACGATAAAAGTAGCTTTGTGCTTGTATTTATGACTAACCTGCGCGTCGCAGCTTGTCGCCCGTTTGTCTTTAATTTCCATGTAATaaaattaagggtaaaatggttgGGTAGTATATGCGTTTTTGTGGAAAGTGCATAATTATTTTAGGACAAACAAAAATAGTATTATGGACCATAAAAATGGGAGGAGGGAGTACTTGTTTTGTAACATGTCTAAGAGTTGAATTCTTGGAAGCACCCTAGCTCACCACACTAAACCGTACCATGCTGATCATCACGTGAGACGTAAATCATGCTCGTTTAGGCACGACTTTAAAGAATTGGATTTCAATGTGTATTGTCTTGGTGGATAAGAGAGCACGGACCATGTACATTTAACAGATAACATATCTTTGATATCCTAAGAAAATTTGTAAACATTCATTAGTTGGGAGCATACTCATCGTTCATTCACTATTTTGAGTTAATATGAGTGTGTTGAAGTTTATGAAAACAGCGTGTGAATGTATTTTTTACCAATCGAGAAATGCTATTAGGTCTTGATCATTTGATGTTTTGTTTACAAATTGTTTGGGTAGGCATTAGTGTGTTACTTTGTTTTGCATTCACCACTGCTATTATTAATACTTACTCAAAGTACGGTGCATTGTTCTATTATACTTGCACCTCAGCTAGTAGGCAGAAAAATTGGGTTTAATATGTTACCGTAATACTGTCTATTCAAAAATTTCCTAATACAACATTTGAAGGTTGAAGatctacaaaatattaaaatctaTGATTAAATCTGTAAAAGTtgggtttttcttttcattcatGTGCTTTTATGGGGGCAGCCACTACTTTTGATTAGATCGTCATAACCTCACCTGAAGCAGCTCTGGTCTTTGTTGATGCCTGGAGGTACGCATGAAACATGTTGgggaaattcgtgaataacgaacagataaccggatataatcaaactctgaaaggcgtgtaatcactttcagattgaatcaatttggcggttcacccaaactattcaatcggatacaattcaGAGAATTAAGAACGTtctgtgtgtttattatttgagagaaaagaaccagaaagaaggaaaaaaagagAATGACCAGAAATCTTGTTACGGGGTGTATAAATCCACCAAAACGGCAGTTATTTGCAAGGTTTCGAAATTGCCATTTTTAGTCCCTCAAGTtccgaaaatttaattttcggaGGGATTTTTACTATAGCCATTTTcagctcgaccccagccaggggctctgccccttggaccccgctcccaggggcgctgccgcCGGACCCCGTACCTTAGGGGCTtcggtcataataaattcaaataggcatgcactccgcaccaccaatcctatatgatgtattattatgacaatactgatcaaacaagttaacccaattacactaaaatatccaacaaaacaTTTTTGAATAGAATATAAAGCTCAATTCTTTCAGCAGTAGCTTTTTAAACAATGTTTTCAGATGCCATAGATTCTTTCATATTATCAATTAACCAATAATTCTACTGCGTGTGTATGAAAGTTTCCGTTTAAAATAGTTTCTGTCACAGAGTTGTTAAATAAGGcagttacctttttttttgtgaaatccTAGAGCTGCTGGGTCACCAAGCGTCAAGGTAGCAGCTGTCGGAACTGGTACATCAAGCATATTTGATGGCATTGCAGGTTCATCTAAGCAATTCATTGACATGGCTTTTGTCCCATCAATAGGTATCTTTACATGTCTTCCCATTGAAGTATGGAGCATTTACTTTCTATACATGCTTGTGATTATCTATTAACTTTGTGAATTTTTGAAGCAACCGGAAAGGTTCTTGCCTCGGAACTTCCAAAGCATGCAAATGAAGGATGCAGTGTTTTATATCCTGTTTCTGCAAAAGCTGGTCATGACATCGGTATGAACTCTACCTCTTTTTCTAGCCTGGACCTGTAATTGTGATTTACATGTAAAGATGCTTTGATATAAGTTGTTAAAAAGAGTAACTTTTATACAGTCGCTTCAGATTTCACTATTTATTTGGAATATCTTTGTTTAGTTAAAAGTATGAGTCAAGAAGAATCTGGATTTCTTGTAGTGCACTGGTTTTGTAAATTCATGACCACTTTTTGCTTTAGTGTGCATTCATATACTGTTAGAACTTGAGCCggtaaaatttttaattaagcaTTGAAGCATACTTGATAAAAtgatattatttatacatatctACACTCAAAGTAAGCCAACACAAACAGATTCAAGTATTAAAGATCCAGTATCATGGTTTAGAGTTTAAATAGAAATATTTTTGGACAATTTTACGCTTTTGTTCCCCTAAAAAAAAgggtagattgataggaaccgcttgatcccatgtaccgaattgTTACCTACATAACCCCCAGCAGGGATAGTCTCAAGGTAagtcaaccacttaaattcaattctgcctCTGGCAAGATTCGAACCAAGGTTGCTCCTAGAAAGTGGCAGCTCGTGGCCAACTCTTCTACGAAGAGTTGGTTAAAAAAATGAGTTGTTCCCCTATAAGGTTCCTTCTATTTGTTGTTTTTGCCCTTACTTACCAATATAACTTCAATTCTATACtctgtttctttttcttatttgaatgcatgaattaaaaaaaatggattttttGCTGCAGAGCAAGGCCTTTCCATGCGTGGATTTCAGGTTACCCGATTGAATACTTACTCAACGGTACATTTTTATCCTCTGGTATTTATTGtcaataaaagttttatttagaTTAGAAATTTACATTAATCATATTATTTGTTAAATTATGTGATTGCAAATTATATTAGGTTACATTTTGTTTATGGTATAAGCTACATGAAGTATCTGGCAACCCTGATCATAACTCCTTCCAGGAAACTGTTCAGCACGTGGATCAAATGATTTTTGGGCAAGCACTCTCTGCTTCGGCCGTTGCCGTTGCATCACCTTCTGCAGTTCGGTACTTTTTGGTTTCATTTCTTGATTAGATCATTTCATATTTTCT
It encodes:
- the LOC122608906 gene encoding uroporphyrinogen-III synthase, chloroplastic-like; protein product: MVSGQDDSGDALLVDFDSNAFVASPYSETTSFSNHHHHHNNNNSQVVVTRERGKNSKLINTLIVITSPEAALVFVDAWRAAGSPSVKVAAVGTGTSSIFDGIAGSSKQFIDMAFVPSIATGKVLASELPKHANEGCSVLYPVSAKAGHDIEQGLSMRGFQVTRLNTYSTETVQHVDQMIFGQALSASAVAVASPSAVRAWVDLISESERWGASVACIGETTASAAKRMGLRNVYYPSRPGLQGWVDSIIDSLGIHKQVQKTRGTPCRYLLR